GCAAGGTGCATGAATTGACGCCGGCACCTATTGCAGATCGCGGCGTTGCAAATGCAAAAAAAATCGGCAACTCAGAGGAGTTGCCGATCTTTGATCTAAGCGCTCGATCCTGCAGTGCAATCACACCCGCGAATCAAACCCTTGGCCAGCCGATTTCGAGGATAGCAACGCTACGTTTTCCATCGATGGCAGCTCTTCTTCAATCAAGCGCAGGTGCTCGATGGCTTCCTCAAACTTCATATCGGCCTTCTGCCGCAACGCCTGATAGTGCGTGAACAACTCAGCGTCCAGCTCGGCTTTTTCCAGCAGTTCAAAAGCTTCGCGACTCAGTTGATGCGCGTCCTCGAACAAATGGCGATTGCATTCGAGGGCGATGTTGCGGCGAGCCTGAGGGTTTACCGGGGCCGAGAAGTACTGCATAGCGTTCACCTTTTCTATCAAGTGAGAGGAGGGAGCCACAACGGCTGCATAGTGTTGTGACTGCCGTTCCCCGGCGGAAATTTCATCCGTTTGCGCCGGGAAATTGGATAGATACATAGGGTGCTATCAGAGCAATGAATCAGGATTTTTGATGACTCAGCCGTTCGTAGCGAGCCAGCATCGGCTGAGTACTGATGCCGTGAATCAGAATACTCAGCGCAACCACGGATAAGGTCAGGTCGGTGCACAGCGTGGCGACCGAGGCCGGCAAATCGTGATTCAAGGCGTAAAACAGGTAGTAAAAACTGCCGATGCCACGAATGCCGAACCAGCCAATCAACGTGCGTTGCCGCCCATCGAGTAACTTGCCCCACGGGATCAACCAAACGCTGAGCGGTCGAATCACGCAAAACAACACGCCGGCAATGATCAATGCACGCCAGTCCCAATGCGCCACCAGCACCACGCCGAGGAGCGTCACCAGGAACACTTCCATGGCGCGCTCGACCAGACTGCCGAAGGCGAGCATGTCGCCCATCATGATGCCGGCCGCGACCTGAGTGTCTTCCAGATGGGCGACGTCGCCGTGCACTGCCGCTTCAGGCTCGACGTTCTGGTGACCGACCACCGGTTGCACCAAATGCTCGGCTGGCGTCTGGTTGCTGCCGGTAGATTTCACTTCGGCCTGACGCAAGCCCAAACCCGCAGCGAACACCGAAAGAAAGCCGTAACCGTGGATCGCTTCCGCCACTACGTAGGCGAGTGCGATCAGTGCCAGCGTCAGGTAATCATTCGGTGAAAAGGTGCTGTCGGCATTGCGGATGCGCATCGACAGGGTCACGCGACCGATGCCGTGGCCCATCCAGTAACCGGTGAGCAAACCGGCAGGCACGGCCCACAACAGACTCTTCAATGCCCATTCGCCAAGCCAAGCGCTGGAATCACCGGTCTGTTGCAGAAACAACAGGCCGAGGATGACAAAGGGGAACGCAACGCCGTCATTCAGGCCGGCTTCACCCGAGAGGCCGAAGCGCACCGAGTCGTAATCCTTGGCATCGTTGACCTGCACCAGCGACGCCAATACCGGGTCGGTCGGCGCCAGAATCGCGCCAATCAGCAACGACGGACCCCACGCCAGCTGAAAACCGAAGTGCAGCAACAGGCACACGCCGGCGATGGTCAACACCATCACTGGCCCAGCCAGGCCGAATGCCACGCGCCATTTGCGCTCTTTGAACGGCAAACGCAGTTTCAGTCCGCAGACGAACAAAGAAAAGAGCACCGCGACTTCCGTCAGGTGCTCCATCCAGACCGATGCATCCTTGATGTCGAGCTTGAGCCAATCCAGGCCCGTCGGCCCGATAGCGATGCCGAGTGCCAGGCACACCGCCGAGGTGGTGACCGGCATCCAGCGTAAATACGACGACGTCAGTGCCAATGTCAGCAACACAGCGCCCAATACCGCTAACCAAATTGTGAAACTCATGCCGGACGCTCGCTGATCAAATGTTTTTGCAAGCTCAACCGACCGTCGCGCGCAGGTACTCAGGCGTGAGCACGTTGAACCACAGCAGAATCATTTCCACCAGCATGGTCACGAGCACCAGCAAACCAACGCCCCAGACACACGCGGAGTTAAGCAAACCTTGTTCCTTGCGTTCATGCATGAACGTCGGCAGGCCAACGAACAGCAGAAACGTTGAATAAACCGAAGCCGCGCCAAGCACGATAATTGCCAGCCATCGGCTCGGGTACAGCCCGCCAATCCCGGCGAGAAAAAACGGCGTCGCGGTGTAAGCCGCAAAACCGATGCATTGATTGAGCGTCGGCCGCGAGTCAAATGCCCGCGACATCCAGCGAATGAACCCGCCCAGCACCGCCACGCCGACGATGATGGTGATGTAGAGCATCACACACAGTTGCAACGCGCTGGCGCTGCTGAGTTTGACCGTCTCGTTTTCGGCCAGGCTCCAGCCGACATACACGGTGCCAATGAACAGGCACACCGGTGGAATCAACGCGAGCAACAGCAAATGTGCGAGGTAGTGGCGGGGATGCGCCTCTTCTTCCTTGCGGATATCCGTCCAGGCGAAGTTGGGCTGGGTGAACAGTTTCAGTAAAGGTGCGGACATGACGACCTCCAGGTTTCCCAAGGCCCGCCGTTGGCGGGCCTGTGTGTAAAGTTGAGTTGTGGAATTGCCGTCAGGTTCAATTTAAAGAATCGGCTTGCCGCCGGTTACGCCATAGCGCTGGCCGGTGATGTAACTGGCTTCGTCGGAGGCCAGCAACACGTAGATCGGCGCGACTTCGACCGGTTGGCCAGGACGACCGAGTGGGGTTTCGGCGCCGAAGTTTTCGACTTCTTCGTCGGGCATGGTCGAGACGATCAGCGGCGTCCAGATCGGGCCGGGCGCAACGCTGTTGACCCGAATGTTCTTCGGCCCGAGGATCTGCGCGAGGCCGCCGGTGAAGTTGGCAATCGCGCCTTTGGTGGTCGCATAAGCCAGCAGGGTCGGCTTGGGCATGTCGGAATTGACCGAACTAGTGTTGATAATCGAGCTGCCGGGCTTCATGTGTTTCAGCGCGGCTTGGCAGATACGGAAAATCGCGGTGATGTTGACGTCGAAGGTCATCACCCATTCTTCGTCGGGGATGTCTTCGAAGTTTTCGTGGGTCATCTGGAATGCGGCGTTGTTGACCAGAATGTCGATGTGGCCGAAGCGTTCGACGGTTTTGTCGACGATGGCCTGACACTGGGCTTTTTGCGCGAGGTCGCCCGGCAGCAGCAGGCATTGGCGCCCGGCCTGTTCGACCCAGCGTGCGGTTTCTTCGGCGTCTTCGTGCTCGTTGAGGTAGGAAATCACCACATCGGCACCCTCACGGGCGAAGGCAATCGCCACCGCACGGCCAATGCCGCTGTCACCGCCAGTGATCAGAGCGATTTTGCCTTCCAAACGGCCAGAACCCTTATAGCTCTGCTCGCCGCAATCCGGGTACGGATCCATCTTCTTCTGCGAACCGGGCACAGCCTGCGCTTGTTTGGCGAAGGGCGGTTTTGGGTAGTCAGTCATCATCGATCTCCATTCTCACAGCAAAAAAAAGGCGAGGGCAGTAGCCGCTCCTGGAGGGTTGACCCCTGCCTTTTGCGATGAGTTCGGTTGGATTTCAGATGAAAACTTGTGCGCTTTTGATCGTGGGAGCTGAGCTTGCTCGCGATAGCGGTGGGTCAGCCACCCTGTGAATCGCCTGACCCACCGCCATCGCGAGCAAGCTCAGCTCCTACGAGGTCGCGGGTGAATCCAGAATTCGGGCACCCCCCAACCCCCTGTAGGAGTGAGCCTGCTCGCGATAGCGGTCGGTCAGCCAACCTGTGAATCGCCTGACACACCGCCTTCGCGAGCAAGCTCAGCTCCTACAAAGTCACGGGTGACTCCAGAATCCAAGCACCCCCTTAATCCCCTGTGGGAGCTGAGCTTGCTCGCGATAGCGGCAGGTCAGGCGCCATCCATGTTGAATGCTGCACCGCCTTCGCGAGCAAGCTCAGCTCCTACAGGTTGGTCGTTTACAGGTTGATGCTCATCGGTTGAGCAAGCTGCGCTGCATGCGGGCGATGCCTTCTTCGAGCAGTGCTCGCGGGCAGCCGAAGTTGAGGCGCACGAATTGTTGGCTGTGATCGCCGAATTCCACGCCCGCGCTCAACCCGACTTTGGCCTGTTCGAGGAAAAACCGCTGCGGATTATCCAAACCCAGCGCCGAGCAATCGAGCCACGCCAAATACGTCCCTTGCGGAACATTGATGGTCACGCCCGGCAACCGGGTGCGCACGGCATCGACAACAAAATCGCGATTGCTTTGCAGATACGTCATCAGCTCGGCCAGCCACGGTCCACCGTCGGCGTACGCCACGCGGGTCGCTTCCAGCCCCAGCGGATTGACGCTGTCCACCAGACCACACCGTGCATGGTTGACCCGCGCCAACAGCGCCGGGTCCTGAATGATCATGAACGCGGTTTTCAGACCGGCGATGTTGAACGCCTTGCTCGCCGACATCAGCGTGATGGTGCGAGCAGCAATTGCCGGGCTCAGCGACGCCACCGGAATGTGCACGCGCCCGTCGTAACACAGCTCGGCGTGGATCTCGTCGGAGATGATCCAGGCGTCCTGCTGCAGACACACATCCGCCACGGCTTGCAGCTCTTCGCGATCAAACACCTTGCCCAGCGGGTTGTGCGGATTGCTCAACAGCAAAGCGCCGCCACCATTCAGTGATTCGCGCAGCGTTTCCAGCGGCGTGGCATACGTGCCGTCCGCCTGCGCATCAAACTCCAGTTCGACCTTGTTCAAGCCCCAATGCCCGGCAGCATGGCGCAGCGGCGGATAGTTCGGCGTTTGCACCACGACGTTTTGCTGCGGCTCCAGCAGCGCATTCAGCGCCATGTTGAAACCCGATTCCACGCCCGGCAGAAACACCAGTTCCTGCGGCAGCACGCGCCAGGCGTATTTGCGCCAGAGGTCAGCGACGATCGCTTCGCGCAGGTTGTCCGGGGCCACGCTGTAGCCGAGCAACGGGTGTTCCAGGCGTTTTTGCAGGGCCTGGATGATCACCGGCGGCGCGGCGAAATCCATGTCGGCGACCCACATCGGCAACACGTCGGCCGGGTAGCGGCTCCATTTGGTACTGCCGGTGGCGTGGCGGTCGAACACCTGGTCGAAATCGAAAGTCATGCGCAGTCTCATAAAGGCAGGATTTATCACGGCCGCCATGATAATCCCCACGCCCCAGGATGGGCAGCCCCGCGTCCCTGTGGGAGCTGAGCTTGCTCGCGAAAGCGCTCTGCCAGTCGATAATCGCCCGAAACTGACCCCGCGCGTTCGCGAGCAACCCCCGCCCCCGAAAATCCGCGTTGCCCTAAAGGTGATTGAAGTTCAGCGGGTACTGGACGACCACGTAGACCCGATCAATATCATCGCCAGCCTGCGCAGTATTGGCCCGATGCGAAACATGGCTCAGTTGCACCGACAATCCCTTCGCCGTCCCCGATTGCATGACGTAGCGCAAATCGATATCGCGCTCCCAATGCTTGCCGCCACGCCCTTGCTGCGGCGCATAGCCACCGCGCTCGTCGTCGAAAGGGTTGTACGCGCCACCCTGCGGCGCCTGGGTGCCATCAATGTTGCGACCGGTCACATAACGGGTCATGAAATTCAGACCAGGAATGCCGAATGCGCCCAAATCCAAGTCATAGCGCGCCTGCCACGACTGCTCGTGGGCACCATTGAAATCAGCGTATTTGATCGAGTTGGCGAGATAAATCGAGTCTCCGCCGACAAAATCAAACGGCGTGTCGCCATCAATCTGCTGAAAACCCAAGGTGAAGCCATGCGCGCCGAAACTGTATTTGCCCGACAAGCTATAAGCCGTATTGTCGATGGCCCCCGCCGTGGCGCGGCCGGTGTCCTGCGTGTGATACAGATTGGCATTGAGAAAAACATCCGATTGCCGCAGATGCAGATTGCCGTAGTACTGACGCCAGGTGTCGCTCAACTCCGACGCATACAGCGCGCCGCCCACCGGACTGTCGGTGAACAGATCAGCGCCGAGAAAGGTAATCGCGCCAGCCTCGGTGTTCGCCCCGTAACCGTAAAAATCGCCCTTGCCCGAGGAACTGTCCTGATTCTTGAACGCGGTAAAACGCCCGGCCACCAGGTTTATCCCGTCGAACTCCCGACTGTTCAGCAGCAATCCACTGGCGTACTCCGGTTGCAGGCGTTTGTCCGAGGTATCGAACACCGGCGTTTCCACGGTCATTTCACCGAACGCCACGGTAGTGCGCGAGGCCCGCAACTTGAGCGCGCCGCCAGCGCTGGAGTAGTTATCGGCGCTGCGGCCATCGTCATTGATCGGCAACAACCCGGTGCCGGAATGGCCCTTGCCGCCATCCAGTTTCAGCCCCAGAAACCCATGAGCATCCAAGCCAACGCCAATCGTGCCTTCGGTGAAACCGGATTCAAAAGCGCCGATAAACCCTTGAGCCCACTCAGCTTTGTAACTCTTGCCGGACGGCGAAGGCGTGCGGTAATCGTTGTTGAGATAGAAGTTGCGCGCCAGTACGTCCAGCGTTGCACCCTCGAAAAAACCTTGAGACGCGGGCGGCGGTTCGTCGGCCAAGGCTTTACTGGCGAGCAGAATCGACAGCCACAAGCAGCGGTTGGGTACGGAAAACATCATCAATCGATCACCACGAGGCAGCGACTGCGCAGGGCAGGCTGACCAGAACTATTCGGGGAAAGTGCAGGACGATGGTGCCGTAGCGGCTACCACAGAAATTGAGCTAGTGTGCTGAGTCGGGCCTCAGCTCACGGGCTCAGCGCTACAACGCATGTCTCCCGCCCCAGGTTTCTGAAAAACCACCGCATCATCACTCTGCCAAAAACTGTAATTCCCCTGCGCATCCTTGCCGGTGTAACGAGTGCCGCTGTCACTCGCCACTTGGCTCAACGTCACCGCGCCGTTCGCCCATTTCAGGTACACCAACCCCGGCTGCATCATGAAAAAACTCGCGGCCACGGCACCGTTCAGTCCATTACAACGAAAAACCACTGGCCCCTCGGTGAGCCGGTAAGGATCCTTGGTTCGCGCAATCGTCGAGCCTTGGCGCAATTGATGCGCGCGCTCGGCGTAACGGCGGATCGCGCACGCCTTGGGGTCGGGATCGGCGCCGCACTGGCTGCGCGCATCGACCCAGAATTGCTGGTCGACGATGATTTTTTTCGGCGGCGGGACCGCGCGCTCGTCTGTCAGCGCCAAGCGGTAGAGGCGAAACACTTCCATGTCCATCTGCTTGAGTTGCGGGTCGCGGCAGATCAGTTTTTCGATGGTGACCTTGGCCAGCGCGCAGTCGAACGTGGTTCTGATCGGCGCGGCAGGCTCGTCGGAAATGCTCGGGCCGGATGCGGCGCCTGCAGTGCTGGCGAACAGGCAGGTAGATAGACAGGTGAAAAGCGCGGTGAGGGTTTTCATGTTGGGTCACCGGGTTGTTGGCTATGCCGGACTATAACGCTGTGGGGGTGAAGTTCCACCTCGAGGTGAATCTTGGGTTGAGGGTGGCGGACAGATTGCCTTCGCGGGCAAGCCTCGCTCCTACCGGAGCCGGATCAGCAATACGATGCAACGAATGGCGTCGCAGGCCCTCATATAAGGACAAGCGGCGCCCGGGATGGAGCGGGGCGGTTGCGTCTTTTACATGACGACAGGTGATTGTTTTTATGACGATGGTCGATAAAAAGCACGTGGAATGGCTGGTCGAGCAATCAATGCTGAACGCCGCACGGCAGCGGGCCAAGCTCTATAGCGGGCAAGGTCGCTTGTGGCAGCAACCCTACGCTCATACCCGGCCCCGCGACGCTTCGGCCCTGTCTTCGGTGTGGTTCACGGCGTACCCGGCGTCGATCATCACCAGCGAAAACGGCACTGTGCTCGAAGCGCTGGGCGATGAAACGCTGTGGCACGCACTGTCGAGAATCGGCATTCAGGGCATTCACAACGGCCCGCTGAAGCGCTCCGGCGGTTTGCAGGGCACCGAACACACGCCGACGATTGATGGCAATTTCGACCGCATCAGCTTCGACATCGACCCGCAACTCGGCACCGAGGCGCAGTTGCAAGCGTTGACGCGAATGGCCGCCGCGCACAACTCGGTGATCATCGATGACGTGATCCCGTCGCACACCGGCAAAGGTGCGGACTTCCGTTTGGCCGAGATGGCCTACGAAGACTATCCGGGTCTGTACCACATGGTCGAAATCCGCGAAGAAGACTGGCCGCTG
The window above is part of the Pseudomonas prosekii genome. Proteins encoded here:
- a CDS encoding cation:proton antiporter; this encodes MSFTIWLAVLGAVLLTLALTSSYLRWMPVTTSAVCLALGIAIGPTGLDWLKLDIKDASVWMEHLTEVAVLFSLFVCGLKLRLPFKERKWRVAFGLAGPVMVLTIAGVCLLLHFGFQLAWGPSLLIGAILAPTDPVLASLVQVNDAKDYDSVRFGLSGEAGLNDGVAFPFVILGLLFLQQTGDSSAWLGEWALKSLLWAVPAGLLTGYWMGHGIGRVTLSMRIRNADSTFSPNDYLTLALIALAYVVAEAIHGYGFLSVFAAGLGLRQAEVKSTGSNQTPAEHLVQPVVGHQNVEPEAAVHGDVAHLEDTQVAAGIMMGDMLAFGSLVERAMEVFLVTLLGVVLVAHWDWRALIIAGVLFCVIRPLSVWLIPWGKLLDGRQRTLIGWFGIRGIGSFYYLFYALNHDLPASVATLCTDLTLSVVALSILIHGISTQPMLARYERLSHQKS
- a CDS encoding Yip1 family protein, producing MSAPLLKLFTQPNFAWTDIRKEEEAHPRHYLAHLLLLALIPPVCLFIGTVYVGWSLAENETVKLSSASALQLCVMLYITIIVGVAVLGGFIRWMSRAFDSRPTLNQCIGFAAYTATPFFLAGIGGLYPSRWLAIIVLGAASVYSTFLLFVGLPTFMHERKEQGLLNSACVWGVGLLVLVTMLVEMILLWFNVLTPEYLRATVG
- a CDS encoding SDR family oxidoreductase; amino-acid sequence: MTDYPKPPFAKQAQAVPGSQKKMDPYPDCGEQSYKGSGRLEGKIALITGGDSGIGRAVAIAFAREGADVVISYLNEHEDAEETARWVEQAGRQCLLLPGDLAQKAQCQAIVDKTVERFGHIDILVNNAAFQMTHENFEDIPDEEWVMTFDVNITAIFRICQAALKHMKPGSSIINTSSVNSDMPKPTLLAYATTKGAIANFTGGLAQILGPKNIRVNSVAPGPIWTPLIVSTMPDEEVENFGAETPLGRPGQPVEVAPIYVLLASDEASYITGQRYGVTGGKPIL
- a CDS encoding MalY/PatB family protein, with amino-acid sequence MTFDFDQVFDRHATGSTKWSRYPADVLPMWVADMDFAAPPVIIQALQKRLEHPLLGYSVAPDNLREAIVADLWRKYAWRVLPQELVFLPGVESGFNMALNALLEPQQNVVVQTPNYPPLRHAAGHWGLNKVELEFDAQADGTYATPLETLRESLNGGGALLLSNPHNPLGKVFDREELQAVADVCLQQDAWIISDEIHAELCYDGRVHIPVASLSPAIAARTITLMSASKAFNIAGLKTAFMIIQDPALLARVNHARCGLVDSVNPLGLEATRVAYADGGPWLAELMTYLQSNRDFVVDAVRTRLPGVTINVPQGTYLAWLDCSALGLDNPQRFFLEQAKVGLSAGVEFGDHSQQFVRLNFGCPRALLEEGIARMQRSLLNR
- a CDS encoding OprD family porin, giving the protein MMFSVPNRCLWLSILLASKALADEPPPASQGFFEGATLDVLARNFYLNNDYRTPSPSGKSYKAEWAQGFIGAFESGFTEGTIGVGLDAHGFLGLKLDGGKGHSGTGLLPINDDGRSADNYSSAGGALKLRASRTTVAFGEMTVETPVFDTSDKRLQPEYASGLLLNSREFDGINLVAGRFTAFKNQDSSSGKGDFYGYGANTEAGAITFLGADLFTDSPVGGALYASELSDTWRQYYGNLHLRQSDVFLNANLYHTQDTGRATAGAIDNTAYSLSGKYSFGAHGFTLGFQQIDGDTPFDFVGGDSIYLANSIKYADFNGAHEQSWQARYDLDLGAFGIPGLNFMTRYVTGRNIDGTQAPQGGAYNPFDDERGGYAPQQGRGGKHWERDIDLRYVMQSGTAKGLSVQLSHVSHRANTAQAGDDIDRVYVVVQYPLNFNHL
- a CDS encoding MliC family protein; translated protein: MKTLTALFTCLSTCLFASTAGAASGPSISDEPAAPIRTTFDCALAKVTIEKLICRDPQLKQMDMEVFRLYRLALTDERAVPPPKKIIVDQQFWVDARSQCGADPDPKACAIRRYAERAHQLRQGSTIARTKDPYRLTEGPVVFRCNGLNGAVAASFFMMQPGLVYLKWANGAVTLSQVASDSGTRYTGKDAQGNYSFWQSDDAVVFQKPGAGDMRCSAEPVS